One region of Bacteroidota bacterium genomic DNA includes:
- a CDS encoding DUF420 domain-containing protein: MNDKKALRLIYIVSVAVFALVVILFNMPKAEAMPEFVKILPMLNAFINGTCAILLLTSLYFIKKKNIEMHKRLNIATFILSTLFLLSYVTFHAFGVETKFPTDNPLRPVYLFILLTHILLAAIVLPLVLISFYRGLKGDVVAHRKIVRFSFPIWLYVTVTGVIVYIMISPYYQF; the protein is encoded by the coding sequence ATGAACGATAAAAAAGCTCTTCGTTTAATTTATATAGTTTCTGTTGCTGTATTTGCATTGGTAGTTATACTATTTAATATGCCCAAAGCTGAAGCAATGCCTGAATTTGTAAAGATTCTACCAATGCTAAACGCCTTTATTAATGGCACATGCGCTATTTTACTACTTACGTCATTGTATTTTATAAAAAAGAAAAATATAGAAATGCACAAGCGGCTAAATATTGCCACCTTTATTTTATCTACGCTTTTTTTATTGTCGTATGTAACATTTCATGCCTTTGGAGTAGAAACAAAATTCCCGACAGATAATCCACTTCGGCCTGTGTATTTATTTATTTTACTTACACATATTTTATTAGCCGCAATTGTACTACCCTTAGTATTAATTTCGTTTTACAGAGGCTTAAAAGGCGATGTAGTAGCACATCGAAAAATTGTGCGGTTTAGCTTTCCAATATGGCTGTATGTAACAGTTACCGGGGTAATTGTGTATATAATGATATCGCCCTATTACCAGTTCTAG